Within the Pseudobythopirellula maris genome, the region AAGTGAAGGAGGCGTTCACACCGTCGCCACGAAGCCATCGCTCGCGAGCGGACCACACGCAACGGATCACGAATCTGCGCCTGCTCAACAACGCCATGCTCAGTAGGCCCATGGCGACACAGTCTTTACGACGCAGCACCCGGGCGCGTCGCCTTGCACGCCAGAAAAGTCTGCGTGTAATGACCGTAAAACGCCGGAAAAGCGATTCTCGGTCTAGTCGCTTAGGGTATTATTAATGGGTTTCCAATAGCCGTTTGCTATTGATGCGATTGCGTGATTCAGCCGTCATTAGGGGCTCCTGCTCAATGGAAATGCACCAGCTTCGTTACTTTGTCGCCGTCGCCGAGGAACGCAACTTCACTCGCGCGGCCGAGACCTGCAGCGTCGCTCAGCCGTCGCTCAGCCAGCAGATCATCAAGCTCGAGAAGGAGCTCGGCCACAAGCTGTTCGACCGCCTCGGTCGCCAGGTTCGCCTGACCGACGCCGGCCGCCTGCTCTACGGCCGCGCCACCAGCGTGCTTGAGGGCCTCGAGAGCACCCGAGAAGAACTCGCCGAGCTGGCGGGCGCCGGCCGCGGGCGTGTTTCGGTCGGGGCCATGCTGACCGCCGCCCCTTACCTGCTGCCCCCCGTGCTGAAGGCCTTCGGCCGCTCGCACCCGGAGGCCGAGGTGATTGTGCACGAGGGGATGACCGACCGGGTGCTCGAGGAGTGCAAGTCGGGGGCGCTCGACCTTGCGCTGTTGGCGATGCCGGTCGACGACGACCAGCTCCACGTCGAGCCGCTGTTCGAGGACGAACTGCTGCTGGCCGTCCACCCGAAGCACCGTCTGGCGACCAAGAAGCGGGTGACGCTCGAGGACGTGATGGCCGAGCCGTTCATCCTGCTCGACCCGATCCACTGCCTCGGCAAGCAGGTGCTCTCGTACTGCCTCGGCAAGGAGTGCAAGCCGCGCGTCGCTTGCCGCAGCTCGCAGATCCTCACGGTGCAGGAGCTGGTGGCGCTCGATTACGGTGTGAGCCTGCTGCCCGCCTCGGCGGCGGCGGCCGATAAGTCGAAGTCGCGCTGCTACGTCTCGCTCTGCGGCGCCAGCCCTAGCCGCTCAATCGCCCTGGTCTGGCGGAGAAACCGTGTGCAAAGCGGCGTAGTCAAGGCGTTTGCCGACGAGATCCGCCGGCGTTGGACCTCATGAACGCCACTCAAACAGGCGCCACGCCCTGTTTTGGGAAAAACCCTATACCCCTTATTGGGATACGACTAGGCTACTAATCCAGGTGCTTTCAGACGTTGGATCGCCCGGGCGGTGGACTTTTCTAAAGGCGGGGAACGGCGTCGCTGCGCCGCCCTGCCATGCAGCTTCTCTTGGAGATCAGGCGATGCGTGGCGATCACTTCTTCGGGCGTGGTGGGCTCTCGGTGCGGAGCGGTTGGCTCATGCCGGCCGCGATCGTTGTCGCGGCTGCGGCCGGTCAGGCCCGGGCCGGTTACGAACTCGAGCTGGTTGTTGGCGGCCTCAACAAGCCGATCTTCGCCACCCACGCCCCCGGCGACTCCGACGGCCTCTACATCGTGCCGCAACGCGACTCCGGCCATGGCGCCGGGATCGGCACGGGCACGATCGTCCGCCACGACCTCGCGACGGGCGCCACCACCGACTTCCTCCAGGTCACCGGCCTCGACACCGACACGCAGGGCGGCCTGCACTCGCTGGCGTTCCACCCCGACTACCAGCCCGACGTCGAGGGGAGCAAGTTCTACCTGATCGCCCTCGAGCCGAGCCCCACCCCGCAGATCGCCAACAACACGCTCCAGGAGTGGGTGCTGGGCCCGGCGGGCGCGCCGCAGTTCTCACGCACCTTGATGCAGTTCCCCGGGCTCGAGACCAACGACGCCACCCACGCGATGGACTGGATCGGCTTCCGCCCCGGCGCTGTGGGCGACGAGCGCGACTGGCTCTACATGTCGGTCGGCGACGGCGGCGTGCAGTCGAACGACAGCCACTATGTGAACAACCCCCAAGACCTCAGCTCGATGCGCGGCAAGATGCTGCGGCTCGACGTCGGCGGCGCCGACGACCGCCCGGGCGACCCCGACCGCAACTACGGCTTCACCCCGACCATCTACTTCGGCGACGACGAGGCGAACGACGGCGTGCCGGGCGAGACCGCCCCGGAGGTCTACTACTCCGGCCTCCGCAACCCCTGGCGGGCGAGCTTCGACCGCGAGACGGGCGACCTCTGGATCGGCGACGTCGGCCACGGCGGCGCCGAGGAGCTCAACTTCGTCGCTGGCGGCGTGATGGGACTCGACGACGGCGGCCAGTCGGCCGGGCCTGGCGCGGGTGTCGAATACGGCATCGACTTCGGCTGGCCCCGCCGCGAGGGCGACGAGCCGGGACGCTGGGGGCTGGCCAACGACGGCGGCCCCCTCGACCCCGACGGCGAGGGGCCCCGCCCCGAGTCGATCGACCCGGTCTACGCCTTCACCCGCTCGGGCGACCCCGAATCGATCCGTTCGATCACGGGCGGCTACGTCTACCGCGGCCCCGACCAGCACCCGGCGCTGCAGGGCCAGTACTTCCTCGGCGGCTTCGACTTCCCCGAGGCCAAGGTCATGGCGGCCGACTTCACGCCCAACGCCACCGGCTTGGGCGGCGACATCAGCTTCGACATCATCACCCCCGAGCTGCAGGCCTCGATCGCCGGCCAGGGGCTCGAGCTCGTGCAGCTCTCGTCGTTCGCCGAGGACGCCGCGGGCAACGTCTACCTGATCGACTTCGGCGACGAGTGCAGCAGCACCAGCGGCTGCTCGGCCGAGACCGGCTGGACCGGCGTGCTCACGGAGTTCGGCACGGGCGAGGTTTACCGCTTGGTCTACGTGCCCGACCCGAGCGAGGGCGACTACAACAACGACGGCATGGTCAACGCCGCCGACTTCACGGTTTGGCGAGACCACCTCGGCGAAGAGTTCACGCTGCTCAACGAGTCGGTTACCCCCGGCGTGGTGACCGAAGAGGACTACCAGGTGTGGGTCGCCAACTTCGGCTCCATCTCGCCGCTGTTCAGCGAGGCGTCGAACGCGACGGTTCCCGTGCCGGCGGCGGCCTTCTTGCTCGCTCTGGCGGTGGGAGCTTTCAGCGTTCAGAGAAGAAAGCTGATTGCTGATTGCTGATTGCTCTCCAACCCATCTCTCCACGCGGCCAAAAGTATTTCAGAAACGCGCCGCTCGGTCGCCGTTCAGAAATTTTCGTGCGCATGGGACCAAGCGATCGGCTTGAAAAACGCAGCGGGGCGGCTTCGGATGGCGTGATCGGGCGAAAGAACGCAGCGGCCGGCGTCGATTCACACCCCTGCGGCGCCCAATTGTATTGATAGCCGATCGATCACCAAATTTCTGCAATCGTTCTTGGCCAGGCGCGCAGCAGCGATTCTTGGGCCAAAGCCATTTTGTCGTAACGCCCCCGCGGACAACGCCTTGCGACCGCCGCCGCCCGCTGCAAACGGCGCAGATGGAAACCGAAAAATTCATTCGCCAAGTTTTGGCCGGTTTAGAAAATGGGGTGGCGGGGGGCGCCGCGAAGCGGAAGCCCCCGAGCAGCGCACCCCCGCTCTTATTGGCCCGGGGGCTTCCCTGGCGGGAGCGCCCCCGCCACCCCCACGCAGTCCGTTGGGATGGATCGGTAGCCCAGGTTTTCAAACCTGGGTCGCCGCAGGCGACAAGAAGCACTCGGGCCGGCCGCCACACGCTAACGACGCCACCGATCGACAACGCCCTATGGCGGCTTCTTGTGGCTTCGCCACCCAGGTTCAAGAAACTGGGCTACCGGCCCGCGCATTTTTCTTGGGCCATGTTGAAACACGCTTCGTCATGGCGACCAGTCTCGGGCGGCTGATGCCGGTCGGCTGAATCGAGGAGACTCGCAGCAACGCACCGTCCTTGGCTGGCTACTCCTTCGCATTGGTCGTTCGGCTGCCAAGTCAACGAGACGTCATTGCCGAGCGGAAAAGCGGCGACGCCGCAGAGCGGTGTGCGGTGCTGCCGCGTCTCATCGATGGCAAGCGGCCGTGTGCTGTGCCATAGGTTCTTGAGCCGATCGAATCCGCTGAAGTGGCCTTCGGTTGCTAGTGCTCACCCCGCTCGGCTTGAGTATGATGGTGGATCACGTTGCTCGCCTCGGTCGGACGACCCAACTCCCCCTCTCAGCACGCTCCCTACTGAAACGGCAATGAAGGAAGCGTCGATCCGACTAAGCTTCGAAGCGACCGATCTTGCGAAGGCGACCGCCGACTTGGTCGAACCCTTGCGGCCGGTGGTTGAGCAGGCGGGCTTGCGTCTCACCGTCGACTGCCCGCCTTTGCCGCAGCCGGTCTACGTGGACGCACGACGCTGGGCCGCGTTGGTGCTTCACCTGCTTTCGGACGCCATTCGGAACCCGGCTGGAGACGAGGTTCTCGTCCGACTGGTCGCTAGCGATGGCTCCGCGGTGCTCAGCATCACCGGGGCCGGCGTCGGCTTTGCGAATGAGGGTGCAACGCAAGGCGCCGCAAAGGTTAGCGACGCCGACGCACGAACGAGCGGCGAAGCGCTTGGCGTGCACGACTCTGTGCGGGAGTCGATCGAGTTGCTCGGGGGCGAGACGCGTGTTGTAGCGCGTGAGGGGCGCGGGTCGTGCGTCGTGGTTGCGCTGCCGTTTGGGTTTGCGCATTTACCGGCGGATCACGTTCGCGGGGCGGAGCAGCCTGGCGCGAACCTGAGTGTCGTTGCTGCAGGCGAACCGTCGCAACCCAGCGAGTGGCGTTTCCAATCGATGGCCGACGCCGCGCCGGCGATGCTCTGGATCACCGACCCGGATGGCGCTTGCACGTTTCTATCGAATGGCTGGTACGAGTTTACAGGACAAACCGAGTCGGAGGCCCTTGGCTTTGGCTGGCTCGACGCGGTTCATCCGGAAGACCGTGAGGCGTCGGGGCGAATCTTTCGTGACGCCAACGTCAGCCGCGAGCCGTTTTCCTTGGACTACCGGTTGCGGCGGGCCGACGGCCAGTACCGTTGGGCAATCGACGCCGGCAAGCCGCGACTCGGCGAGGCGGGGCGGTTCCTTGGGTACATCGGATCCGTGATTGACGTCCACGAACGAAAACTGGCCGAGGAGGAGATCCGCCACAACGCCGCCATCCTGGAGGGGATCACGAAGGGAACCCGCGAACAGATCGCCGCCCAAAGCGATCAGTACCGCTACATCTATTTCAACGACGCCTACAAGTCCACGTTCGAGTCGCTCTGGGGAACGCCGCTCGTGCATGGCGTGAGCATGCTAGAGGCGATGGCCCAATGGCCCGACGAACGGGAGAAGGCCCGTGCGCTGTGGGGGAGAGCCCATGCGGGAGAGACTTTCAGCGTGGTCATGGAGTTCGGCCCAAGCGAGGCGGAGGCTCGGGTGTTCGAGTTGCAGTTCAGTCCCCTCTTCGGGGCCGACGGGGATCAAGTCGGCGCGGCGCACATCCTCCGAGACGTCACGGATCAGGCGCGTATGCAAGAGGCGCTCCAAGAGAGCGAATTGCGTTACCGGCTCGTGGGGCAGGCCGCCAACGACGCCATCTGGGACTGGGACTTCACGACCAACGCCGTGACGTGGAACGAGGGTGTGCAGACGCGATTCGACTACGCGGCCTCTGAGGTAGGACCGGACGCGACGTGGTGGATCGACCAGATTCACCCGGCCGACCGCGACAAAGTATCGCACGGCATCCACGCCGCGATCGACGGTGGACGGACGCACTGGAGCGACGAGTACCGGTTCCGAAAGTCCGGCGGGGGTTACGCCACGGTCTTCGACCGGGGGACCATCGTGCACGACCGCGACGGAAAGCCGATCCGGATGGTCGGTTCGATGCTCGACCTCACCGAGAGGCGTAACACGGAGAAGCGTCAGCAGTTCCTCACGGAACTCGCGACAACAACCCAGCCGCTCGCGGCGCCAGACGAGGTGACGGACCAAACCGCGCGACTCCTCGCCGAGCACCTGGGCACGGATCGGTGCGCGTACGCCGAGGTGGTCAACGAAGCGGATTTCGTCGTCATCGGCGAATACAGCCGGGGCGTACCGAGCATCGCCGGCCGCTGGCCTGTGGCGGCGTTTGGCGCGGAATGCGAGCGGCGGATGATGGCCGGCGAGCCCTTCGTCGTGGAAGACGCCGAGACCGATCCCCACGTCACCTCCGAGTGCCGCCCGTCCTACGAGAAGTTGAGTTTGCGGGCCGTGGTGTGCGTTCCCCTGCACAAGAATGGGCGCCTGACCGCCGCGATGGCCGTGCACCACACCTCCCCGCGAATCTGGCGGAAAGAG harbors:
- a CDS encoding PAS domain S-box protein, with protein sequence MKEASIRLSFEATDLAKATADLVEPLRPVVEQAGLRLTVDCPPLPQPVYVDARRWAALVLHLLSDAIRNPAGDEVLVRLVASDGSAVLSITGAGVGFANEGATQGAAKVSDADARTSGEALGVHDSVRESIELLGGETRVVAREGRGSCVVVALPFGFAHLPADHVRGAEQPGANLSVVAAGEPSQPSEWRFQSMADAAPAMLWITDPDGACTFLSNGWYEFTGQTESEALGFGWLDAVHPEDREASGRIFRDANVSREPFSLDYRLRRADGQYRWAIDAGKPRLGEAGRFLGYIGSVIDVHERKLAEEEIRHNAAILEGITKGTREQIAAQSDQYRYIYFNDAYKSTFESLWGTPLVHGVSMLEAMAQWPDEREKARALWGRAHAGETFSVVMEFGPSEAEARVFELQFSPLFGADGDQVGAAHILRDVTDQARMQEALQESELRYRLVGQAANDAIWDWDFTTNAVTWNEGVQTRFDYAASEVGPDATWWIDQIHPADRDKVSHGIHAAIDGGRTHWSDEYRFRKSGGGYATVFDRGTIVHDRDGKPIRMVGSMLDLTERRNTEKRQQFLTELATTTQPLAAPDEVTDQTARLLAEHLGTDRCAYAEVVNEADFVVIGEYSRGVPSIAGRWPVAAFGAECERRMMAGEPFVVEDAETDPHVTSECRPSYEKLSLRAVVCVPLHKNGRLTAAMAVHHTSPRIWRKEEIELVQTVASHCWEAIERSAANRRLRDSEERFRRLVEGSPFGMYVVDSQLQIVHMNSRSQTGAFRNVRPVLGRHIGEVMRILWPEEVAANVVTAFKRTIETGKPYMSKDFVNRRVDVGSVEGYEWELQRLTLADGQLGVICYYFDSSDLHLAHEALREADRRKDEFLATLAHELRNPLAPIRTGLELLKLSKDEPEAAEETRQVMERQTLQLVALVDDLLDVSRITRGKLNLRRKQVSLKEVVRSAVEASTPLIEESGHRLTVRLPDRPTVLHVDPHRMAQVVSNLLTNAAKYTPPGGSIDLGCSVERGEAVVRVKDSGVGIPAEIQQSVFDMFDQGERSLESGHTGLGIGLTLVRSLVEMHGGTVEVESEGAGKGSEFRVRLPLHESPSLTEIEETPDQEDELFPEDFGLRVLVVDDNRGAAHLLGALCEKFGNEVRRASDGRQALEQAADFLPQVVLMDVNMPVMDGCEAARRMRAEPWGAAITLVAVTGNGQVVDRQRSSAAGFDKHLVKPIDATELQRLFTSLLGRLPGV
- a CDS encoding LysR family transcriptional regulator; translation: MHQLRYFVAVAEERNFTRAAETCSVAQPSLSQQIIKLEKELGHKLFDRLGRQVRLTDAGRLLYGRATSVLEGLESTREELAELAGAGRGRVSVGAMLTAAPYLLPPVLKAFGRSHPEAEVIVHEGMTDRVLEECKSGALDLALLAMPVDDDQLHVEPLFEDELLLAVHPKHRLATKKRVTLEDVMAEPFILLDPIHCLGKQVLSYCLGKECKPRVACRSSQILTVQELVALDYGVSLLPASAAAADKSKSRCYVSLCGASPSRSIALVWRRNRVQSGVVKAFADEIRRRWTS
- a CDS encoding PQQ-dependent sugar dehydrogenase, translated to MRGDHFFGRGGLSVRSGWLMPAAIVVAAAAGQARAGYELELVVGGLNKPIFATHAPGDSDGLYIVPQRDSGHGAGIGTGTIVRHDLATGATTDFLQVTGLDTDTQGGLHSLAFHPDYQPDVEGSKFYLIALEPSPTPQIANNTLQEWVLGPAGAPQFSRTLMQFPGLETNDATHAMDWIGFRPGAVGDERDWLYMSVGDGGVQSNDSHYVNNPQDLSSMRGKMLRLDVGGADDRPGDPDRNYGFTPTIYFGDDEANDGVPGETAPEVYYSGLRNPWRASFDRETGDLWIGDVGHGGAEELNFVAGGVMGLDDGGQSAGPGAGVEYGIDFGWPRREGDEPGRWGLANDGGPLDPDGEGPRPESIDPVYAFTRSGDPESIRSITGGYVYRGPDQHPALQGQYFLGGFDFPEAKVMAADFTPNATGLGGDISFDIITPELQASIAGQGLELVQLSSFAEDAAGNVYLIDFGDECSSTSGCSAETGWTGVLTEFGTGEVYRLVYVPDPSEGDYNNDGMVNAADFTVWRDHLGEEFTLLNESVTPGVVTEEDYQVWVANFGSISPLFSEASNATVPVPAAAFLLALAVGAFSVQRRKLIADC